Genomic window (Flavobacterium oreochromis):
TCATAAATCTCATAACTTTTCGGATATATTCTTGAATCTTATTTTTATAGGGGTATGTGTGTAATAAGTTTTTTGTCTTATTTCTGTGTTAAAACTTTTACGAACCTAATTTTTTTATTCCATCTGATTTTAATATTATTTCTTTCTAGAATAAATAGGTTGTGTTTTTTAATCATTCATAGATATTAGAAACTCTTCGTTATTTCTCGTTTTCTTAAATCGATCATTAATAAATTCCATTGCCTCTACTGAATTCATATCGGCTAAATACTTACGCATAATCCACATACGTTGAATGGTTTTTTCATCTAATAAAAGATCATCACGACGTGTGCTTGAAGATGTTAAATCTACAGAAGGGAAAATACGACGATTAGCAATTTTACGATCTAATTGAAGTTCCATATTTCCAGTTCCTTTAAACTCTTCAAAAATAACTTCATCCATTTTAGATCCTGTTTCTGTTAAAGCAGTAGCAATGATACTTAATGAACCTCCATTTTCTACATTACGTGCAGCACCAAAGAAACGTTTTGGTTTTTGTAATGCGTTGGCATCAACACCTCCACTTAGTACTTTGCCAGATGCAGGTTGTACTGTGTTATAAGCACGTGCTAAACGAGTAATAGAATCTAATAGAATGACAACATCATGTCCACACTCGACTAAACGTTTTGCTTTTTCAAGTACAATATTAGCAATTTTGACATGTTCTTGTGGTTCACGATCAAACGTAGAAGCAACTACTTCTGCTCGTACACTACGTTGCATATCTGTAACTTCTTCAGGGCGTTCGTCTATTAGTAGAACTATCATGTATACTTCCGGATGATTGGCTGCTATGGCATTAGCAATGTCTTTAAGTAACATCGTTTTACCTGTTTTGGGTTGTGCTACTATCATACCGCGTTGCCCTTTTCCGATAGGAGAAAATAAATCAATAATACGAGTGGAAATAGAACTCCCTTTTTCAGCTAATTTGAATTTTTCGGTAGGAAAAACAGGGGTTAAGTGGTCAAACGAAACGCGATCTCGAACTACTTGTGGATCATGACCATTAATTTTTAAAACTTTAACTAAAGGAAAGTATTTTTCTCCTTCTTTTGGTGGTCGAACCACTCCTTTTACAGTATCACCTGTTTTTAATCCAAATAGTCTAATTTGAGAAGTTGATAAATAAATGTCGTCAGGAGATGCTAAATAATTGTAGTCGGAAGAGCGTAAAAAACCATATCCGTCAGGCATCATCTCTAATACCCCTTCACTTTCTATAATTCCTTCAAATTCATAATCAGGTTCTCTAAAATTAGTTGTCTTTTTATATTTAGGATTTTGATTGTTTGGATTGAATTTGTTTTTGTTTACTTCAATAGAAGTGTTTGGCTCTACTTCAGGGGTAATAGATGGATCATTTGTTTGTTCTGATGCTATTTCTATTACTTCTATCGCTTCCTCTGTTTGATTTTTTTCAAGGTCTAGAACTACATTTATTTCTTCTGTAGGATCGGAAGACTCAATTGTATTGTGTTGTATTTCAGTTGTTTTCTTTTTTTCTTTTGAAAATTTTTGATTTTTAGTCTTTTTCGTAAAAGCTTCTTTCTTTGTGTCAGTTACTTCTTCCGGATTAGTACCTGGTTTTTTACTATTTCCTTTTTTAGAAATTTTTTTATCTACTGTTTCTTCAGTAAAAAGAATTGTTTCTTGAATTGTATCTGTTTTTTCAGGTTCTGATTCCTCTTTTTTGTCTTTAGCCATGCGAATTCGTTTAGGTTTTGAGGTGTTATCAGATACGCTATTCGCTTCTGAAGTTAGTTTTTCGGGGTTTGAAGCTTGGAAATCAAGTATTTGGTATATTAAATCGTCTTTTTTAAGAGTTTTAAAATTCTTGATTTTCGCTGCTTTTGCAATTTCTTGCAATTCGTTTAGCTTCATTTCTTTTAATACAGAAATATCAAACATAAAGTATAGTTAGCTTAAAAAAATGGGGTTTAAAAATTGATTTTTTGAAACTTATGTTCCGAAGTATGAAGTGCTTACGGATTGTTCCTGCAATAATACAAAATTTTATTAAGGAAACAATAGTTTTTTAAAAAAAGAAAATATATTTTTGTATCAAGATACTAAAAAAGATGATTCAAAGAATTCAAAGCGTATATTTAGTTTTGGCTTTTGTCGCAATGGCGGTTTTACCGTTTCTATTTCCTCTCTGGACAGAAGGAGGGAAGGAAGTGTATTTTATGACAAATATTATTTATACTATTTTTTTTGGTCTAAGTACATCTTTATCGTTGATGAGCTTATTATCGTATAAAAAGAGACAAACTCAATTTGTATTAAACAGATTGAATATGATATTAAACTTAATTTTACTAGGATTATTTGTGTATCGTACACTAAGCGTATCTGGAGGGGTTCAGGCTCCCGTGAAGGGTATTGGGATGTTTCTTCCTATAATTACTATCTTATTGTTAGTTTTAGCTAACAAAGCCATTAAGAAGGATGAAGATCTTGTAAAATCTGTGGATCGATTACGATAAACCTATCATCTTAGTTTATTAGTGCGACTATTCCCAGGGGTGACTCTGGGATTTTTTTATTTTTGAAAAAATTAAAAGGCTATCTAAAAAATTAGATAGCCTTTTGTTCCAAAAAAACTAATAATGTGGTATTTTTTGATATGAAGAAAATTATAGCTTATTTTGTAAACTATCCCAACTCCCGCCGTTTATACACTTAACATTGTGGTGTTTAAGTATAGAAACTGCTTGACCACTGCGCATACCACTACGGCAGCAGACAATTACAGGCTTATTTAACTTTTTGATGTTTTCTATTTCTTTCTCAACGGTATCAAGAGGTATGTTTTTGATCCCGATATGTGTCCTGATGCGTATTCGTTAGATGTTCTTACATCTATTATTATTGCTTCTTTATTAATAAAGTCTTGTAGTTCATTCTTTTTATCGAATCCTAGAAAGCTAAAAAAGCCCATACTTCTTGATTTTTTATCAAATGTATGAGCTCTTATTTTATTTTTGTGTGACAAAAGTTACATTACAAAGAAACTTTTTCAAAAATGAGATCTAAACCATTTTGAATGAGTTTTCTTACCTCTGGTTTACGAATTTTAACACTTTCTAAATGGTTTAATATTTTGCTGACTAGTTCATTATGGTTTTCTCTATGGGCTATTTCAGTAATTTCTATTGCTAAAAGCCAGTCATTAGGATGATTACTAGTTAAAATGCCAAAGATTTCTTTTAGTGTTATAGTAGTATTTTTTCTTTCTCTGATATTTCGGACACTTAGGTATAGTTCTTCTAATTCTTCTCGTTCAGGTGATTTTTGTTGTTTGATTGTTTTAGTTGAGGGGACATGGCTAATCATATCGAAACTATTTACATCTGCTGGACCTGAAAAAGCGGAAATGATTTCTTTTCCTACTGCCATGTCGTAAATTCCCCATTCAGGCTGGAATAATATCTGATCTTTATGTGTAACAGTGCAATTTTTGAATTTAATAATTAATATTTTACCTTGTATATTACGTGTTCCTGTAATTATTTCTCCTTTAACTTTTATATCTCCTTCAAATTCTAAGGTAATTTGTTCTCCTTCGTAAATGTCATAAGCACGTAAATCACGAGGGCTCATATCTTCAATCGCAAGATTAATCCCTTTTAATTTACCAATAGGAGAACCAAACCCTTCAGTATGGTATTCTGTGCCGTGACCTACAAGTTCTTTTTCGCGATATGATAAAGCTGTTTTTCCTATTGATTGAATATAAGCAGGTTTGCCTTCATTTTCTATCACATTTGTAAAAATACCTGAAATTTGTAAACCAGTACTTAATTCAATAGTGCCTAATGCTTTTGAGTTGATTAATTTTTGTATGCCAGATAAACCTCCTGTTCGTAATGCCATTTTGTTAGCAAATTCTTCTAGTACTAAACTTAAATGGGCAAAATCAGGAGTTACATATAATTGAGGCTGTGGTTTTGTAATGTCAAAACTTTGATTAGCGGCAGTTAGGTCATAAGGTATTTTTTTACATTATCAGTCATGCACCATTCACTTTCGCCTATTGAAGAGAGTAGTCCTGCTCCGTATATTTTAGGGTTTTCAACACTTCCAATCAGACCGTATTCTACTGTCCACCAATGTAAATTTCTAATTTGGGCCATTTCAGAAGGTTCTCCCATATTGTTTTGAAGGAAGTCAACATTTTCTTCTGCTTTTTTGATATCTGTTTCTGATGTGTTTTCAGCTTCTTTTAGGATAGAAAGTAAGCGGATGGCTTCGTATAATTCATAATCTCTTGCTGAGGAAATGGCTTTACATCCAATTTCTCCAAAGCGTCTTAAATATTCGGCGTATTCTGGATTGGCAATAATAGGGGCATGACCTGCTCCTTCGTGAATAATATCAGGAGCTGGGGTGTATTCTATATGTTCTAATTGGCGGATATCACAAGCAATAACTAATACGTTGTAGGCTTGAAATTCCATAAAAGCACTAGGAGGGATAAATCCATCTACCGCTACAGCTGCCCATCCAATTTCTTTTAAAATACGATTCATTCCATACATATTAGGAATGTTTTCTGTATCTATTCCCGTTTGACGTAAGCCTTCTAGATAAGATTCATGAGCAACTTTTGAAAGATAATCAACATTTTTGCGCATTACGTAACGCCATACCGCTTGATTAATAGGAGTATAATCCTGATAATTTTGAGGGATGATGAATTGTTTTAAATGTTCAGGTAATCGGTCGATTAAGGGATTGGTTTCAAAATGAGCTTCCATATCTTAATTAGTTGTTTGAGCAAAAATAAGCCTTTTTGTGACGAATTTAAAATTTAAAATAATGATGGTGCTATAATAACGGTTTATGATTGGCTTTTTTGAAATATTCAATTTTATATTCAAATAACTCTGCCATTTTTCCAGCTCTCCATTTGGCTTCATTAGCTTTTTCTCCTGTAAATAAACTATCGACTGTTTTTTTAAATAATTCCATCCAGCGATCAAAATGAATTTTTTCCAATGGCATTTTAGCATGAGGAGGGAAAGGAGTGCCAGAATAGGAGTGAACTTCTAATAAGATTGTTTCCCAAAAGGTATACATTTTGTTTAAATGAGGAGTCCAATCTTTGATAGCTCCGTTAAAAATGGGGCCTATTAAAGTATCTATTTTAGCGTTGTTATAAAAAGTATTTACTAATAGCTCTATATCGGATCTATTTTGAATATCTTTCATTTTATACTGTAATTTGGGTAAAGGTATTGGGTTGTTAATAAAAAAAGACTGATAAATGTTAGTTCTAAAAATAAATGCTCCAATTAAGGAGCATTTATTTAATTTTTTATTTGTGGAGGGTATTTTTCAAGTATTCTAGATACAAATTCTTTAATACGGGCATCTTTTTGTTAACATCTTCTGTTAGTTGTCCAGATCCTTTTCCTTGCCAGATTAGTTCTTTTGTTTTGGCATCTATTACATCAATGATTAATGTGCCTTCTATAGATGTAATAGGCATTGAATAACTAAAACTTCCCCACCAAGGATTATTCCATCCCATGTTCCATCCCCAGTTATTGTTATAATAATCTACGCGTTCTTTTTCTTTTGTGAAAAAACTGATTAGGATATCTGCATTTTCAGATTTGGTAAAACCTTTTGCTGTTAAGGTTTCATCTAGAGCGTATAAAATTCTTTTTTTGTCTAGATCAGATATTTCTGCTTTATCAATACCACTTTTCAGGTATGCAAAGGTTTTGTACTGGTCAAAACGAGCTCTTTTGTCATAATCAGTATTTACGTGTACTGAACTACATGCTGTAAGAATAAAAAATCCGAATAGTGTTAGTAATTTTATCGTTTTCATAATACTGGAAATTTTAAATGGGTGTTATAAAATTACATCAAAAAATATACCAAAATAAATGTTTTTAACTTTTATAATAGAGTGTCGTCAACGATATTAGGAAGGGTTACTTTTAATAAAGGTTCTTGTTCCATAGCGCGTTTGATAGCAAAGATAGCACCTTCATTTCGAGCCCAACTTCTTCTTGAAATGCCATTGTTAACATCCCAGAAAAGCATTGATTTTAATCGTCTTTCGCTGTCTGCAGAACCGTCTAATAGCATACCGAAACCACCATTTATTACTTCTCCCCAGCCTACACCACCACCGTTGTGAATAGATACCCAGGTAGCACCGCGAAAACTATCACCTATAACATTATGAATGGCCATATCTGCTGTGAATCTTGAACCATCGTAAATATTAGAGGTTTCTCGGTAAGGTGAGTCAGTACCTGAAACATCATGATGAT
Coding sequences:
- the rho gene encoding transcription termination factor Rho; translation: MFDISVLKEMKLNELQEIAKAAKIKNFKTLKKDDLIYQILDFQASNPEKLTSEANSVSDNTSKPKRIRMAKDKKEESEPEKTDTIQETILFTEETVDKKISKKGNSKKPGTNPEEVTDTKKEAFTKKTKNQKFSKEKKKTTEIQHNTIESSDPTEEINVVLDLEKNQTEEAIEVIEIASEQTNDPSITPEVEPNTSIEVNKNKFNPNNQNPKYKKTTNFREPDYEFEGIIESEGVLEMMPDGYGFLRSSDYNYLASPDDIYLSTSQIRLFGLKTGDTVKGVVRPPKEGEKYFPLVKVLKINGHDPQVVRDRVSFDHLTPVFPTEKFKLAEKGSSISTRIIDLFSPIGKGQRGMIVAQPKTGKTMLLKDIANAIAANHPEVYMIVLLIDERPEEVTDMQRSVRAEVVASTFDREPQEHVKIANIVLEKAKRLVECGHDVVILLDSITRLARAYNTVQPASGKVLSGGVDANALQKPKRFFGAARNVENGGSLSIIATALTETGSKMDEVIFEEFKGTGNMELQLDRKIANRRIFPSVDLTSSSTRRDDLLLDEKTIQRMWIMRKYLADMNSVEAMEFINDRFKKTRNNEEFLISMND
- a CDS encoding DUF4293 domain-containing protein, translating into MIQRIQSVYLVLAFVAMAVLPFLFPLWTEGGKEVYFMTNIIYTIFFGLSTSLSLMSLLSYKKRQTQFVLNRLNMILNLILLGLFVYRTLSVSGGVQAPVKGIGMFLPIITILLLVLANKAIKKDEDLVKSVDRLR
- a CDS encoding group III truncated hemoglobin: MKDIQNRSDIELLVNTFYNNAKIDTLIGPIFNGAIKDWTPHLNKMYTFWETILLEVHSYSGTPFPPHAKMPLEKIHFDRWMELFKKTVDSLFTGEKANEAKWRAGKMAELFEYKIEYFKKANHKPLL